The nucleotide sequence CCCCGCCTCGTCGCCGACCCCCGGGGGAAGGGCCAGCATGTCGGCGGCGGTGATCTCCGCAGGGACCAGCGCATACTCGCACAGGCCGCCGGGCGTAAGGCGCGTGCGCTGCCAGGCGGGACAGTGCACGTACTGGCCCCGGCGGCAGGCGCGACAGCGCAGGCAGGGCGCGTGGTGGTGAACGAAAACCCGTGCACCCGGCTCCAGGGCCACCCCCTCGCCAGCAGCCACCACCTCGCCCACCGGCTCGTGCCCCAGCACCAGCGGAGCCTTGCGCCTCATATACCAGGCCAGCGTTTCGCTGCTGCACAGCCCGCAGGCACGGATGCGCACCAGTGCCTCCCCCGGGCCTGGGGCGCGCAGGGGGACGGTCTCCAGCCGGAGGTCGTCCGGGCCGTGGAAGACGGCGGCGCGGGTCGCGGCGGGTAGCGTCAGCACCACTCCGCCGCCTCGGGCATGATGGCCACCTTCACCGGACCACCGCGGTCCAGCTCCTGGAAAACGCCGACGATCTCGTCCAGGGGGCGCACGGCGCTGATGATGGGCCGGACGTCGATGCGCCTCCCGGCGAGCCAGTGGTAGGCCTCGGTGACGTCGGCAGGCGTGTAGTGAAACGCGCTCACCAGGTCCACCTCGCCGTAGTGCAACAGCGCGGCGTCGAAGGTGACCCGGCTGCCGCCGGCCAGCCCGCCGAAGAGCAGGACCTTCCCGCCGGGGCGCACCCATTCCGGCGCCTGCTCCCAGATGTGGTCGGTCCCGGTGGACTCCACCACCACGTCAGGGCGCGCCCCCAGAGCGTCCTCCACCTGCAGGGGAATCTCCCCCTGCTCGATCTCCACCGGTGCCCCGCCAAGCTCCGCCGCCAGCCGCAGCCGCTCCGGGCGCCGTCCCACCGCGGCGATGCGGTGCCCCAGGACCCGGCCGGTCAGCACCTGCAGCAGGCCGATGGCCCCCAGGCCCACCACCGCCACGGTGGATGGGACGGACAGCCCCAGCCGCCGCCACCCGTGGAGGACGCAGGCCAGAGGCTCCAGGAAGGCCGCCTCGATGTAAGAGAGGTCCGCCGGCTTGGGCAACAGGTGGCGCGCCACCACCGCAGGGGAAATCAGCAGGTAGTCGGCGTAGGCGCCCAGGACGATGTCCCGGAACAGGCGCTCACAGTGGTTCTCCGCCCCGGCACGGCAGGCGCGGCAGGTGCCGCAGGGCGCCGTGGGCACCAGCATGACCGCATCGCCGGGGGCGACCCCATCCACACCGGAGCCCACGGCCACCACATCGCCGGCGCACTCGTGCCCGAAGGGGCCCGCCGGCAGGCGGGGATGCCCGCGACGGTACGTCTTCAGGTCGGTGCCGCAGGTGAGCGCCGCGCGCACGCGCAGCAATACCTCGCCCGGACCAGGACGCGGCACCGGCCGCTCCTCAATGGTGATCACGCGCGGGGATTTCAGGACCGCCTGGCGCAAACGGGGTTACCCGTCCCCCGTCTCCACGGGAAGCTGCTGGTTCATCCACTCAATGATACCGCCGCGGAGGTTCAACGCCTCCCTGTACCCGGCGCCGCGCAGCAGCCGGACCACCTCCGCGCTGCGCGAGCCGACGGCGCAGTGGACCAGGACCGGACGCTGCGGGTCGATCTCCGTCAGCCGCTGCGACACCTCCCCCTTGGGGATGAGCACGGCGCCGGGAATGCGGGCCAGCACCCACTCCCACGGTTCGCGCACATCGATCAACTGCGCTCCCTCCTGCAGCAGGCGGTAGGCTTCCTCGGGTTCGACCTCGGGGACCACCTCGCCGTCGCCGGCTGGGGCAGCGTGCCGCCCGGGCAGGCCGCAGAAGGCCTCGTAGTCGATCAGCGCGGTGATGGTGGGGTGGTCGCCGCAGACCGGGCAGTGGGGATTGCGGGCCCAGCGGACGACGCGAAACTCATTCTCCAGCGCGTCGAACAGGAGGAGGCGGTTGACCAGCGTCCGCCCGCAGCCCAGAAGCACCTTCACTGCCTCGGTGGCCTGCAGCGTGCCCATGAAGCCGGCCAGCGCTCCCAGGATGCCGCCCTCGGCGCAGGAGGGGACGACCCCCGGCGGCGGCGGCGTGGGGAAGAGGCACCGGTAGCACCCATACCCCGGCAGATACGTCGTGGCCTGCCCCTCCCACCTCAGGATGCTGGCATCGACCAGGGGCTTCTTGAGGAAGACGCAGGCATCGTTGACCAGGTAGCGGGTGGGGAAGTTGTCGCTGCCGTTAATGACCAGGTCGAAGTCCCGGATGATCTCCAGCGCGTTCTCCGAGCTAAGCGTGGTCTGGAACGGGACGACCCGCACATCGGGGTTGAGGGCCTGCAGCGTGCGCGCGGCCGACTGAGTCTTGGGCCGGCCCAGGTCCCCCGTAACGTGCAGGATCTGGCGGTGCAGGTTGTTGAGCTCAACGCGGTCCCCATCCACGATGCCGATGGTGCCCACGCCGGCCGCCGCCAGGTAGAGTGCGGCCGGGCTGCCCAGGCCGCCGGCGCCCACCACCAGGACGCGGCTCTCCATCAGGCGCCGCTGCCCGGCCAGGCCCACCTCCTGCAGGATGATCTGGCGAGAGTAGCGGTCCATCTGCTCTCGAGAGAGCAGTGGGGCCTGTCGATTCTGCACCTGCGTGCTCATCTTTCGCAGAGACTACAATGACAGACGCCGGAAAGCGGTGTCAAGGAACGCCGGTCTCCCGCTGCACCAGTTCGCGGTAAGCCTGTCGCAGCCTGGCGGTCACCTCTCCGGGAGCGCGGCGCCATTCCTGGTCGATCTGCCCCACCGGGAGGACCTGGATTCCGGTGCTGGTTATGAAGGCCTCCGCGGCCGCCGGGAGGTCGCTCAGGCGCAGCGCTACCTCGCGACAGGGGATCTCCAGGGCGCGGCAGAGGTCCAGCACGGCGGCGCGGGTCACCCCCTGCAGAATCCAGGTGTCTGCGGGGTGGGTCCGCACCACCCCGTCGATCACCGCAAAGAAATTGGCCGCGGTGCACTCGGTGATGGTTCCCTCCGGCCTGTACAGCAGCGCCTCCTCCGCTCCCGCCCGCGCCGCCTGCTCCCGCGCCAGCACGTTGGCCAGCAGCGCGGTGGTCTTGATGTCACAGCGCGCCCAGCGCAGGTCCGGGTGGGTGATGAGGCGTGCGCCCCGGGTGGCGAGTCCCTCATCCGGTGGCGGGGCCTCCCGCAGGGTCATGATCAGCGTGGGCCGCGCCCCCCGGGGGAAGGCGTGCTGCCTCGCAGCGGTCCCCCGGGTGACCTGGATGTAGAGGACGCCCTGGGTCAGGCCGGAGGTGGCCAGCAGCCGCTGCGCCTCTTCGGCGATCTCGGCCAGGGGCAGCGGGGGGGCCAGGTCGATGGCCTGCAGGCTGCGGGCCAGCCGCTCCAGGTGGGGTCCGAGGCGGAAGTACCTGCCGCGCTCGAAGTGGACGACCTCGTAGACGCTGTCCCCGAACTGCAGCCCGCGGTCCTCCACCGAGACGCGGGCCTCCTCGATGCTGCTGATGGCACCGTTGACGTAGGCGAGCCCTGACACGGTTCACGCTCCTTTCGCCACCAGATGCAGCCCGGTGGAGATTCCCGCGCACCGCCACGACGCCCGGACGGTGCACGCGTGCCGTCCGGGCGAACCCTCAGCCACCCAGGTAGGCCCGGCGCACCCGCTCGTCGGCCACCAGCTGCGCCGGCGGCCCCTCCAGGGCAATGGTACCGGTCTCCAGCACGTAGGCGTAGTGCGCCACCCGCAGGGCCATGTGGGCGTTCTGCTCCACCAGCAGGATGGTGGTGCCTCCGGCGCTGATCTGGGCCAGGACGTCGAAGATGTTACGCACCAGCACCGGGGCCAGCCCCATGGACGGCTCGTCCAGGAGCATGAGCCGGGCGCGGCGCATCAGCGCCCGACCCAGGGCCAGCATCTGCTGCTCCCCACCCGAGAGCGTGGCCGCCAGCTGGTGGCGCCGCTCGGCCAGCCTGGGCAGGATGGTGAAGACCCGCTCCAGGTCGGCGGCCACTCCCGCCGCATCCCGTCGCCCCCAGGTGGCCAGGCGCAGGTTCTCCAGGACGGTGAGGTTGGCGAAGATCCCCCGGCCTTCGGGGACGTGGGCGATGCCCCGCTCGACGATCTGGTGGGCCGGCACCCCCTTCAGGTCCGATCCGGCGTAAACGATGCGCCCCCGTTCCACGGGCACCAGCCCGGAGATAGCCCGCAGGGTGCTGGACTTGCCCGCACCGTTGGCGCCGATGAGGGTGACCACCTGCCCCTCCTCCACACGCAGGGAGATACCCTGGACGGCGCGGATGTTCCCGTAGGAGACCCACAGGTCCTCCACCCAAAGCAGCGGGAACGCGCCGCCCATCAGGCCACCGCCTCGCCCAGGTATGCCTCGATCACCCTGGGGTGGCGCTGGATCTCCGCCGGGGAGCCCTCGGCGATGGTGGCCCCGAAGTCCAGCACCGTTATGCGCTCGCAGATCCCCATGACCACGCGCATCTGGTGCTCGATCAGGACCACGGTCAGCCCGAACCGTTCCCGCACCCAGCGGATGTGGTGCAGCAGCGAGTCGATCTCGCTGGGGTTCATCCCTGCTGCCGGCTCGTCCAGCAGGAGCAGGACGGGCTCGCAGGCCAGGGCCCGGGCGACCTCCAGGCGCCGCTGTTCTCCATAGGGCAGGCCGCTGGCCGGGATGTCCGCGTAGCGGCCCAGGTGGAACACCTCCAGCAGTTCCAGCGCCCGGCGGCGGACCTCCTCCTCCGCACGCTGCACACCCCCGCTGCCCAGCGCGGCTGCCCACAGCGGATAGCTCACCCGGGCATAGCGGGCGATGCGTACGTTGTCCAGCACGGAGAGATCCTTGAACAGCCGGATAGTCTGGAATGTCCGGGCAATCCCTCTGCGGATGATCTCGTGAGCCGGCCGGCCCACCAGCTCGCGTCCCCGGAAGACGATACTGCCGGAGGTGGGTCGGTAGACTCCGGTGATCAGGTTGAACACCGTGGTCTTGCCAGCACCGTTGGGTCCGATGATGCCCACAATCTCTCCCGGAAAGACCTCCAGGTTGAAGTCCCAGACCGCGCGCAACCCGTCGAAGTAGTGGGTCAGTCCGCGCACGGCCAGCAGGGGCTGGCCGCCGGCGGCGGGGACCGGGACCGGAAGCCCGGCAGCCGCGGGCCGTTGCGGCTCGGCCGCTGCAGGGCTCATCCCCGCAGGGACCACCGTCGCTTCTGGAGCCCGCGCGCCTGCCCCCCGCCCCGGGTCTGCGGCTGCCTGAGCCAGCGCCGCCTGGATCCCTTCCGGACGCTCCTCGGGCGGTACGAGAACCTTCACTTCCCGCAGGCCCATCATGCCCCGCGGGCGGAAGATCATCAGCAGCACCAGCAGCAGCGGCCCGATCACCCACCGCCAGACCTGCAGCGGCCGCAGCAGCTCCAGGACCACGGTGAAGGTCGCCGCCCCCAGCACAGACCCGGTGAGGCTGCCGATGCCCCCCAGGTACACCATGACCAGCACGTCTGTGGACTTGAGGATACCGAA is from Armatimonadota bacterium and encodes:
- a CDS encoding alcohol dehydrogenase catalytic domain-containing protein, which encodes MLTLPAATRAAVFHGPDDLRLETVPLRAPGPGEALVRIRACGLCSSETLAWYMRRKAPLVLGHEPVGEVVAAGEGVALEPGARVFVHHHAPCLRCRACRRGQYVHCPAWQRTRLTPGGLCEYALVPAEITAADMLALPPGVGDEAG
- a CDS encoding alcohol dehydrogenase catalytic domain-containing protein; this encodes MPRPGPGEVLLRVRAALTCGTDLKTYRRGHPRLPAGPFGHECAGDVVAVGSGVDGVAPGDAVMLVPTAPCGTCRACRAGAENHCERLFRDIVLGAYADYLLISPAVVARHLLPKPADLSYIEAAFLEPLACVLHGWRRLGLSVPSTVAVVGLGAIGLLQVLTGRVLGHRIAAVGRRPERLRLAAELGGAPVEIEQGEIPLQVEDALGARPDVVVESTGTDHIWEQAPEWVRPGGKVLLFGGLAGGSRVTFDAALLHYGEVDLVSAFHYTPADVTEAYHWLAGRRIDVRPIISAVRPLDEIVGVFQELDRGGPVKVAIMPEAAEWC
- the moeB gene encoding molybdopterin-synthase adenylyltransferase MoeB → MSTQVQNRQAPLLSREQMDRYSRQIILQEVGLAGQRRLMESRVLVVGAGGLGSPAALYLAAAGVGTIGIVDGDRVELNNLHRQILHVTGDLGRPKTQSAARTLQALNPDVRVVPFQTTLSSENALEIIRDFDLVINGSDNFPTRYLVNDACVFLKKPLVDASILRWEGQATTYLPGYGCYRCLFPTPPPPGVVPSCAEGGILGALAGFMGTLQATEAVKVLLGCGRTLVNRLLLFDALENEFRVVRWARNPHCPVCGDHPTITALIDYEAFCGLPGRHAAPAGDGEVVPEVEPEEAYRLLQEGAQLIDVREPWEWVLARIPGAVLIPKGEVSQRLTEIDPQRPVLVHCAVGSRSAEVVRLLRGAGYREALNLRGGIIEWMNQQLPVETGDG
- a CDS encoding D-amino acid aminotransferase, yielding MSGLAYVNGAISSIEEARVSVEDRGLQFGDSVYEVVHFERGRYFRLGPHLERLARSLQAIDLAPPLPLAEIAEEAQRLLATSGLTQGVLYIQVTRGTAARQHAFPRGARPTLIMTLREAPPPDEGLATRGARLITHPDLRWARCDIKTTALLANVLAREQAARAGAEEALLYRPEGTITECTAANFFAVIDGVVRTHPADTWILQGVTRAAVLDLCRALEIPCREVALRLSDLPAAAEAFITSTGIQVLPVGQIDQEWRRAPGEVTARLRQAYRELVQRETGVP
- a CDS encoding ABC transporter ATP-binding protein, which gives rise to MGGAFPLLWVEDLWVSYGNIRAVQGISLRVEEGQVVTLIGANGAGKSSTLRAISGLVPVERGRIVYAGSDLKGVPAHQIVERGIAHVPEGRGIFANLTVLENLRLATWGRRDAAGVAADLERVFTILPRLAERRHQLAATLSGGEQQMLALGRALMRRARLMLLDEPSMGLAPVLVRNIFDVLAQISAGGTTILLVEQNAHMALRVAHYAYVLETGTIALEGPPAQLVADERVRRAYLGG
- a CDS encoding branched-chain amino acid ABC transporter ATP-binding protein/permease → MRRWRGFLIALSFLPLAVLLPRWGLLNLYQQQVLMYVGINIILTASLNLVNGYMGEFSVGHAAFMAVGAYGASLMTLWVFPREWGTLVFPLAVVVGGLAASLAGLVVAVPSFKTRGDYLAIVTLAFNMIVKSVLENIEAVGGPRGLMGMPRLTSVAWVYVWVVLTLFVLRNYIYSNFGRGTQAIREDETAAALVSVNTRQVKVMTFMLSSFFAGVAGGLFAHVLQFINPRSFGILKSTDVLVMVYLGGIGSLTGSVLGAATFTVVLELLRPLQVWRWVIGPLLLVLLMIFRPRGMMGLREVKVLVPPEERPEGIQAALAQAAADPGRGAGARAPEATVVPAGMSPAAAEPQRPAAAGLPVPVPAAGGQPLLAVRGLTHYFDGLRAVWDFNLEVFPGEIVGIIGPNGAGKTTVFNLITGVYRPTSGSIVFRGRELVGRPAHEIIRRGIARTFQTIRLFKDLSVLDNVRIARYARVSYPLWAAALGSGGVQRAEEEVRRRALELLEVFHLGRYADIPASGLPYGEQRRLEVARALACEPVLLLLDEPAAGMNPSEIDSLLHHIRWVRERFGLTVVLIEHQMRVVMGICERITVLDFGATIAEGSPAEIQRHPRVIEAYLGEAVA